The sequence ttctcaatagccctcagattttactattcgacagcacactaccaacatttgacaaatcctcaatagagaaatattatttattgaatattttatttctcatttgttaatactTCTGGAAAGAgcttatccaaaactattattaaacatttattttaataagaaaaagtttaacattacatatgttgaaagaagagaaaacatgcagatgttgttgaaaattttcaataaatatttagttcggccctcgacttagtccaagtttttaattttggccctccgtgaatttgagtttgacacccctggagtAGAGGAAGATTTTGGCTTTGACGAAATGAAAAAGCCTGGTGAtgctggggtggcagaggtcttCATGGAGTGATTGGAGCCAGTCGGGCTGACGTGTTTAGGTCGTCATGAGGCTTAACTGTAGACTGTAACATTGAAGGAGTTGAACACCATTTCCTCACCGTGATTAATGTCCAACAGCTGGGAAAttgcaaatcttttttttttaaaaactacttctTCCTCACTCATGCACAGACTCATTACACAAAAGGTGGGAGGTAACTTTTCCAAGTTTCTTTTTTCAAAAATGATCAACAATTCTCCAtcaagaggagtcacgtgatggagtactggccggtcagggaattccagccctctcccgaaaagtttaaaaaaaaacgcacaaaacacaaaggtacaagattaaaatttacaacaaagtaaaaataaaggtgagaagaaaatggcagcgaagagagaaaagtcgaaaacaacgggaagaagagaagaagaaagaatgtcggaagaagaaggtgaaggccttacctgtccgaggaggcccgccacggagagagaagccccctccctcaggtcagtggaagtcccgggctcgggactacaaaaatggctcacaagCGCAtgtaaaaaaacacactgacgggaggggggaacagctgcggagtcgatctccacagctgagagagacacctgcaacacagtagcaggtgcagaacacagaaaataacgacaacaagaaagaagagggtaaaaagaaaacaaggaaacaacagatggtcaacccagaggaagaagaagaagaacagaaagaaatggaagaagaagagaaaggcaagacaatggatatatttttttttaaagaatatatggaatcagtgaaagaatggcaattacaagaatttaatgagataaaaagaagaattaagaatgcagaagaaaaaatgaataaaatagaaatggtcatatcagagataggaaaaagagtggaaaatatggaagaacgagaaataattgtagaaatggaagtagaggacttaaaagagaaattagaagaatctaataaaaatgttaaagaggcacatgagctgttagctcagaagatagatataattgaaaactataatagaagaaataatataaagatagtgggccttaaggaagatgaagaaggcaagaatatgaatttataaaagattggatccccagggtcctaggaagaccagaattacaggaagaaatggaatagagagggcacatagaacattagccccgaaaccacaaccgcagcaaaaaccaagatccattttagtaaaattcttaagatatacaacaagagaaaatatattggagaaagcaatgaagaaaataagagaagacaaaaagccactggaatataaaggtcaaaaaatttttttctatccagaaataagttttgaactcctgaagaagaggaaggagttcaatacagcaaaaaacgatcttatggaaaaaaaaggatataaatttatgttaaattacccagcggtacttaaaatagttattccagggcagcacaacagactattctcggatccagaggaagcaagaaaatttgcagaacaactacaaaacaagcagagagatgaagacatgtaataagagtaaaattgaccacgaactatatgtatgtgtgtaaaggggtatatgtgtatatatatatatatatatatatatatatatatagtgtgtatttagaggaaaatatatagagtatagataagaattaataagggagggaaagggaatagagggaataaggagggaattaaaagagtgacctttgttacatatgaaaattgaaatcttttccggggggggctgggtggggaggagttactgtcactgcaaaatcagtttgcgagtgaattcgctaatccaaatggagaggggagatgtggttgcccgacaagggataaagggcaactcaggatggggaggggagaatggggttaaagaagttttaaataggagaataaggaaaatgtttgatgtttcagaaatgttgtcttataaagtgttcaaaacaagaaagcagaaatggataagaaggaaaggtgatgatggagaaactgaaagggaagataaacaaagtatgaaatggctacgctgaactatacgattttaaatattaacggaatacataaccaaatcaaaaggaagaaactgctaaatttactgaaaaaataaaaaattgatatagcatttgtgcaagaaacacatttaactgaattggagcacaagaaattaaagagagattgggtaggacatgtaacagcagcgtcatataattcaaaagcaagaggagtagctatattaattagtaaaaatgtgccatttaaaatagaagaggaaataatagatccagcagggagatatgtaatgataaaatgtcagatatattcagagttttggaatctactcaatgtatattcacctaacgaagaagatcaaaagtttatgcaagatatttttttgaagatagcagatatgcaagggaacaaattaataggaggggatttcaaccttcatttggattcaaatatggacaaaacttggaaaaaaattaacagaaagaacaaagtaaccaaatttataattaaatcgatggaagaaatgcaactttacaCAAAgcttcatgtaaaacagcaataattacagtaatactaaaacaagggaaagatccactcgcaccagtgtcatatagaccaatatcattacttaacacagattataagataatagctaaactattagcaaacaaattagcagagtatgtacctaaaatggtaaatctagaccaaactggatttattaaaaaaagacgcacaacagacaatatttgtaaatttattaacttaattcatgcagtagaagggagtaaagcgccaacagtagcagttgctttagatgcagagaaggcctttgacagagtagaatggaattatttattcaaagtattgcaaaaattcagtttaccagagaaatatattaattggattaaagcattatataaggggccattggcgaaagtgacagtaaatcgaagcaatttaacttaagcagatcaacaaggcagggatgcccactatcacccttattgttcacattagctatagaaccactagcagaattgataagaacagaaaataatataaaagggataaaaataaaagacaaggaatataaaatcagtttatttgcggatgatgttatagtgtacttaacagaaccaaaactatcaataaaagaattatataagaaattgaaggaatatggagaagtgtcgcgTTACAAgtttaacgtaaataaaagtgaagcaatgccaatgaataatgcggatttctcaaaatttaagaaggaatcaccattcagatggcaaatgcaagcaataagatatctaggtatacaaataaataaaaatctcggccatctatataaactcaattattatccactaatgaaaaaattacagggcgatttagagcactggaaagatttaccattaacactaataggaaggataaactgtattaaaatgaacattttcccaaggatattatacctatttcaggcattgccaatacacttgacagagaaattcttcaaggagttaaagaaaataataaggaaatttttatggaaaggggggaaaccgaggatagcactagataaattaacagaatggtataaacaaggaggcttacaactgccaaactttaaaaattattatagagccgcacaattaagatacctatcagattttaaccaaacaagggaaaagccagattggactagattagaactagataaaataggggaaaagatacctgaacaaatattatataaatgggatgaaaaattagtacaacgtagaaattctccagtattacatcatctgctcaatatttggaagaagattcatgtagaaaggaataaaacaaattaccaattaccaaaactaatattgacgcaaaatcagttattcccttttacaatagataacctttcctttagagaatgggagaaaaaagggatcaaaagaatagaaaattgtttttcaggaaatagattattatcctttgaacaaatgaaagataaatacaatataactcaagatacagtgctggcatattaccaattgagatcctacttgaaggacaaattaggaagcagtctgaggttaccagagggaagtatctttgaatatgtgattacagatacaatgataatcaaaagatttataacaaatatgtatattaaactgcaagaaaaggagaatgaggaaacaaatggtaaaactaaacaaaaatgggaacaatatttaaatataaagataaaaaaggaaacatgggagaaattatgttctggaacgatgagaaatacaataaatacgaggttacgtatgatacaatataactggatacacaggctatacattacacctcaaaagttaaataaatgggacccaacacatATCTGacaatgttttcattgtaaaaaagaaatggaaacaacaattcatgcaatctggacatgtgagaaagtagaaaaattttgggaagatctaaaccagatattaaataaaattacagaaaacaatataccaaaaatcccagagatcttcctcctaagtaacataaaaaacaaataatttggaattgatttggatggtgcacaaaaaagatttaagatagctctagccgtagcaaaaaaatgtattatgtcaacctggaaattggaagataatttgaaaatacaacaatggtatatagaaatgaataaatgtaatccattagaaaaaataacatatagtttaagaaataaaattgaaatatttgaacaaatatgggagccttacatgaaacacaatagagaaaacctaccggggacattcactacctaaattaacgaaaggagaaggaaatgaaaagaattgactcagtggaatttcttgtttatttttattgaatgacaacattgtttgactggtttaatgtatcttagattttgtactttaaatggatggggggggaaggtagggagggtgggatgggaggagggagagaaaatgacactgtatttaTTTGAAAAGTTAAATGTAtgcatcatggtcaatgtggtttatggtgtgaaaaataaaaaatttaaaaaaaacaattctccaTCAAAGTCTGAAACCTTCTTCATCGTAACTAGTGAGACACAGGACTGGTGACGGTGGCTGCTGGGGTACATAATGGGGGTggtcttgcccacaaggaatcttttgattccTCATCGTTCTGCTAGAATAGGATGGCCGTGCCTGACATCAGGTCCCGGGGTTTTCTTCTCTCACCTTCTGTTTGTTCACCATTTGGTGCCCGACTTCTTTACTCCCACATTCAGCCTGCAGGACCCATTgggctcttctctctctctcaggagGGAGTGTGGGTGGGAGATTATAAACTGTCCCCACCTGTTTTTTCCCCacattataaattgtgcactaccaTTTTAATAGTAAACATCATTTCTTTAAACATCACATTTAATTGTTATTTCAATATTGATCACAATTGATGAGCACCTTCTACTGCTCATCCAAATAACTTTGTTGGGCTCGTTTCTGTAAGTCCTGGAGAAAAGTTTCATTTCAGtcttcaaaaaatatcctgcacAGACAGGGCAGGAGCCATGATCATTATTAACTTTACTCTGATGACTAAGCAAGGTCAGGGTCGATGTGCCAGACGTGATTGGGATCCCCAAGGTTTCCTCCCCTGTGACTCCCATTTTCTCTCCAGCTCTTACTCAATTTTACTCCCACTTCCTGTGGGCCTCCTCTTTCCACTCTCGAATTGTTATTCCATTTATTTGATGCACCTTTTCCCCCCACAGTAGTTGTTCTGCCTCGGCTCTGTTACTATTTTCTAAGTTTTTCCTCCTGCTGGCCCCGCTTCATTTGTTCAAGTCACACTTAACATTTTTCAATTCTTTCCATCTCCCGAGTACAAATCACACATTCCCTTCCCCAGAGATCCTTTTCACCTCTGTCCCACACTCTCCATAAATTTCCCCGACCAGCCCTTTTTTGGCCTCCCGCTCAATTCCTACCTTTTTCTGAGTTGCACAACTCACTGTCCATTTTAGTTCCTACTCTTCATGTTTACCTCACTTCAGATACAACATTTGCTGTCCCAGGGTCCCCATGTCCGTCATTTCTGATATTTTACCCAAAGGAGTGTTTACTCCTGAATTATCACACACTTGTTCCATGTTGTCCTTTTGTTCCTCTGCGCTCACTTCAGGGTCCTGACCTTTGTGTGGGGCATTTCCCCTCTATCAACCAGTCTAAGGCAGAGCATTGGAACTAGGACAACATTTTTATCCCTTCCCTGAGAAGATCTTCAAgcccttcttttccccgagcaaATCCTCAATCCCTTCCTTCTGCGTGTCTGGGATGTAGCACTCTTGGTTCATCTGGAGCCCGTCAGAGTCATGCTATCGGAGGAGGGGATCAGCTGGACTGATGCCTTGAAAAGAAAACCAGGAAAGTGTCCTGTGGACACATTCTCTCGCCTTTGGGTGCCAGCTCAGTCAGTCACTTACACCATCCAGTGAGCACTTCTCATTTGGGCTCCTGACTGGCTCGCCAAATGTGGTTCTGGTTTCCGTTGCTCCTGATGCAATCAAGCTCACAGAAATCTCTTAGTTAACTCTTTATTAGGTAGCAGCTATCTGGGAGAGACCTCTCCTGCTGTCACACCTGAAGCAGTTGAGTCTCCATCCAACAAAGGGATGTATCATTGATACATTCAAGCAAGTTAGAAAAAGGTTATATCAGTCACCAACTCACATGATCTCAAAATAAAGCATTACGCGTAGGGACGCAGGCACTACCCTCTcctaccaccccccaccccagcctgtgGCCTCGTAacacaaggttaaaaaaaaaacgtttTCAGAACAAAAGTTTATAATGCTTCAAGCTCTGTGAAAATACATCTTTCTTAtctctctttccattcctgtatCATCTGCTTTGGCTCCATCCCCAGGTCACTCAAGCTTGTTCCAGTCAGCACCCATCTGTGAGAGGCACTAACACACAGTCCTGCTTTTAACATTTCACCTCTCCCCAAAACACTGAATTCCAAGAAGCTCCGAAAGGTTTTAATATTCTCAGagctttaatatttattttcatacATTATTATTTCATCTAGATGAACTAAATGACCTTTTTTCTGAGCTGTTCAACAGCAAAAAGACCAACTAAACTCCTCGCTGTTCAACAGACAACACGTCAGATTTTCAaggtccaggtcatttatttgaCATGTGCCAAGTACATTATTGTAGCTGCAGAAGAGTTACAGGGGCTGTTACGATCAGCTGAACGGAACGGGACAGTGGACATGGTCCAACCCTGGTTAGAATGCCAGGGGTGTGGGGTCAGATCAGCAACAGAATCCGGCTCTCTTGCGGACCCGCAGGTGCTTCTGCAGGTGGGAGGATTGGGTGAAGCCTTTGCCACGCTCAGGGCAGATAAtgaccatgagtgtggtcattcctttcctgttcctcagctccactccccctggtctgttctgcctgagccctgctgtgatattttccctgacgagcaataccactcctccccctttcattccccccctATAGACTGAGCtcctacaccacccccccccaacccggacAGAGTCCCCACACTcccccctccactgacagagcacCCCCTACCCCGGACAGAATACCCGTTCCCCCCCCCGACAgagcacccaccccccacacaccctgGACATagccccaccccccaacacctCACGAGCAGAGTCCCAAACCTCCTCCAGACAGAGCCTCAATACACTTCACTAGAGGGTGCCCCCATACCCCTCCTCATCagagcccccacccctcccagacAGCACCCGCCTCATGACACCTTTTTCATGTGCTCTCCTGGAACCCCCATCGGGCTGAACACGTGCTGTGTGCCCCATgacagaactgcattgatttatcccctggtcacacacTCTCATCCCCAAAGCGATGAACCGGTTTCTGTGGTCCATCTGCAGGAAGAACTTTAAAAGGTCGAGTGAGTTAATGAAACACCAGTGGATCCACACCAGGAAGAGggccttcacctgccctgagtgtggtAAGTACTTCATCCAAACCTCCAGCCTGCTGAGATACCAGCAGGTCCACACAGGGGAGAGGCCTGTCATTTTCTCTGAGTGCAGCAAGGACTTTACCCATATCTCCATCTTACTGAGACACCTGCAGGTTCACACCAGGGAGAGGTCTTTTGTCTGCTCTGATTGTGGAAAGGCCTTCACCCAGACTTCCGACCTGCTGAACCACCAGCAGGTCCACACCGGGGACAGGCTGTTCATCTGCTCTGAGTGCGGCGAGGGCTTCACCCGGACTTGCCACCTCCTGAAGCACCAGCAAGTCCACACCagtgagaggcccttcacctgctcaGAGTGCAGGAAGGGCTTCACCCATGCATCCAGCCTGCTgatacaccagcgggttcacaccgaGGAGAAGCCTGTCATTTTCTCTGAGTGCAGACAGGACAGGAGACAGAAGTATGTGAAAGGGaaaattttgggtccagtgatcataatgtcattaatttcaatttaattatgGAGAATAAGTCTGGGCCTCAGGATGAGAATCTAAATTGGGGAAAGGTCCAttttaaagaaatgaaaaaggattTAGATTGGATTGGGATGTTGCTTTTAGGCAAAGATGTGTGAGGGAAGTGGAAGTGCtttaaaggtgacattttgagagcagagtttgtatgttcctgtcaggattaaacacAGGGTTagcaggcacagggaaccttggaTTTCGAGGGATATTGTGGATCTGGTTCGGACGTAGAGAGCAGTGTATAGCAGTGTAGTCAACGTGGAGCAAAtggggtacttgaggagtataaaaaatgcaagagaagcttcaagaaaaaaaatcaaggttaaaagaagatatgaggtgaCTTTaacagaaaatgtgaaggaaaatcctaagtgtTTCTGCagttatattaagagcaaaaggatagtacagGACAAAATTGTTCCTCTTgatgatcagagtggtcagctttgtatggagacaAAAGAGACGAGTGATtatcataaatgtttttttttaaaccatcagtattcactcaggaaacgggctcagagtcatgggaagttagGAAAATAAGCAGTGTGGTCATGAAACCCCTAATTATACCGAGAAAATTTCCAATGGCCCGAGGATTTAGGGGAGCCCCTGGCAACCATTTTGTCCCAACTATGCAAGGACCTTGGCACCCTGGCCCCTGCTAAACCAGACCCCACGGCCAACCCTGCCCTTGTGTCCCAAAAaactttactgactgtaaataAGTTTGTTCGGTGCGGGGCTCACCAGCCACCTCTACAGCACCCTTTTGAGGGGCAATACATCACACAACAGCTCCACCTGTGTTTTGAACATTGGTGGCAGGGGAGAGACTTTCAAACTTGATTGGTTGAAACCAGCCTACTTGGACTTTTACCAGACCATCACTTACCCAACCCCATGGCGCAGGGGTTGGCCTCCTCAAAACAGTGCCCAAATCGCCGATTCTGGGAGGGGGGGTAGTGTAGCGGCCCGCACATCAGTCCGACACAGGAATGGCCATTGAATGCGGCACCAGCAAAGCACTGTGCAGGCTGAAACGCCTGCTTCCATAGGCTGCCAGCAGAGTGGTGAAACTGACCAATCACCACCGGATGATCACAGGGACCCC comes from Narcine bancroftii isolate sNarBan1 chromosome 5, sNarBan1.hap1, whole genome shotgun sequence and encodes:
- the LOC138765448 gene encoding zinc finger protein 623-like, which codes for MNRFLWSICRKNFKRSSELMKHQWIHTRKRAFTCPECGKYFIQTSSLLRYQQVHTGERPVIFSECSKDFTHISILLRHLQVHTRERSFVCSDCGKAFTQTSDLLNHQQVHTGDRLFICSECGEGFTRTCHLLKHQQVHTSERPFTCSECRKGFTHASSLLIHQRVHTEEKPVIFSECRQDRRQKYVKGKILGPVIIMSLISI